TGATGAGAGACCCCACGATGGCGGCGGCGAACCTCGCGGCATCGCAGGCGGACGCCATGCGCATGGCGGCGTCCAACGGCGCGGGCGCGGCCGTCGGCTTCATGGGCATGGGGATGGCCAACGCCATGGGTGGGGGCGTGAGCATGCAGGACCTCTACGGGATGGGCTCCGGAGGCAGGCCGGCAGGCGGAATGCCGCCGCAGGCAGGCGGGCAGGCCCCCGGCGTGGCGACGGGCGCCGCAGCTGGAGCGGCCCAAGGCACCTGGACCTGCTCGTGTGGCGCCCAGAACACGGGGCGCTTCTGCGGCAACTGCGGCAGCCCAAGGCCGCAGCCTGAAGGCGGGCCGTGGACCTGCTCGTGCGGTGCCCAGAACACCGGCCGGTTCTGCGGCAACTGCGGAAGCCCTCGCCCCTAGGCACCCATCTTGAGAGAAGGGCGCCCACCGGCATGCGCAAGCCGGTGGGCGCCTCATCCCAGCATGTGGCTTCCACAAGAAAGCCATGCGCTTCTCGGCGGTTAGTTGATGTCCTCCACCTGGTCCTCCATCTCGCTCTCGGCGTCGTCCTCGTCGTCCGAGCCAAGCAGCGTCCCGTTGACGACGGCGTCGTGCACCCTCACGAAGACGATGCCCAGCACGCCCGACGTAATGGACCCGGCGAGAATCGCACACTTGGCCGCAAGGATCTCGTGCGCCTGCGGAAACGCCAGGCCCGCGATGAGGATGGACATGGTGAACCCCATGCCGCCCATGATGCCGACGGCAATTATCTGGTCCCACGTCACGTTGTGGGGAAGCTTCGCGAAGCCGATCTTCACGAGCAGGAGCGTCACCAGGATGATGCCGAGCGGCTTTCCGAGCACGGCGCCCAGGTAGGCGCCCTGGGTAACGGGATCGAGCACGATGCTGCCCAGGTCGACGCCCACCAGCCTCACCTGCGCGTTCGTAAACGCGAAGAGCGGCAGGATCAGGAAGTTCACCGTCGTGGAGAGGTTGCGCTCCACGCGCTGCAGGGGCGGGGTCACGTGGTGGATGATCTTCTCCACGCGGTTCGCGGACGCCGTGAAGTCGTGCTGGCCCAGGACGTGCGTGCCGTCGTCGTAGTCGTCGTCCAGCATCGCGGCCTTCTCCTGCAGCCAGTCCCCCAGGTTAGAGAGACGGATGTCGGACTTCGCGGGCAGGAAGAACGCCAGGATGACACCGGCAAGCGTCGCGTGGATGCCGCTGTTGTACATGCACACCCACAGCAGCAGGCCCACCACCATGTACGGCTTGACCGAGTACACGCGGGCTCGGGACAGCGTCGCAAGCAGCATCACCGCGATGAGCGAGGCCGCGATCCACGCGATGTCCGGCGTCTGCCCGTAGAACAGCGCAAGCACCACGATCGCGAGGATGTCGTCCGCGATGGCGAGCGTCTGGAAGAACACCTTCGTCTCCGGGGCGACGCGGTCACCCAGAAGCGACATCACGCCCAGCGCGAACGCGATGTCCGTCGCAATGGGAATCGCCCATCCGTGCGGGGCGCCCGCATGGTTGAACGCCAGGTAGATGATAGCGGGAAACGCGACGCCACCCACCGCGGCCAGCATGGGAAGCATCGCCTGGCGGGGCCTGCGCAGCTGTCCCACGGTCATCTCGTACTTCAGCTCTATGCCCACGAGCAGGAAGAACAGTGCCATCAGGAAGTCGTTCACGAACCCCTCGAACGAGATTCCCGCAACGACGGGGCCGATCCTGAGCTCGAGCGGCGTCCCGAGGAAGTGATGCACCGCCTCGTACGCCCCGGAGTTCGCGACGATCACGGCAAGCAGGGCAGCGCCAACCATGACGGCGGCGGCGATCGTGCCGTTCGACGTCACCTTCTCGAGCGCGTTCTTCTGGTCGCGCCGTCGCACGACCGCGGGCTCGCGGATTATCACGCTCTTGCGGACCACGCGTCCCCTCCTCCCCTTCGCGTCACTCGTCTTCTGGCCGGGCCTGGATGCTTTGCTCTGCACCATGTTCGCTTTCTCTTCGAGGTCGACGTTAACGGTCGCGGCCCGCGCCTCGCGGGACACATACATAAAGATACGTTACCCGCAACCGTCCCCTCGCCGGTCGCCCCCCGATAACAAAGCTCCTCCAAGGCTTTCCGCAAGCGACATGCCATGCGACGCGAACTTGGGCAGAGGCGCACGCGCGTGTGCGCCGGGCGAGAAGGGCGCGTTCCCATGGCAGTTCCCGGGACGTTGTTTGCACGCGGACGGAAACGGGAACTATAGTAGGTGCACGCACGCCGCACATCGCGAGGACGCGGCGCGGCGCACGGGAGGGCCCGCGCGAGGGGGCCAGACGGGGGCGCATTTGCGCCAGATGTCGGAGGAAACCATGAACGACCAGCGCATCGCAGTCATCACCGACTCTGGCACGGACACCCCGGCGGAGTTCTGCCGCGAGCACGACGTGAGGGTCATGCCGCTGCACATCAACTATGCGGACGGCACCTCGTTCCAGAGCGGCGTGGACATCACGGCGGACGAGGTTACCCGTCGCCTCGCGACGGAGATTCCCAAGACGTCGCTCCCCTCCCCCCACCAGATTCAGACGACGCTCGAGCAGGCACGCGCCGACGGCTACCAAAAGGCCGTCGTCGTCACCATCGCGAGCGCGCTCTCCGCCACGAACCAGACCGCCCACATGGTCGCGGGCCAGATGGAGGACTTCCCCACCATCGTGGTGGACACGCGCTCCATCGGCATGGTCGCGGGCATGGTCGTCGAGCGCACCGTGCAGATGGTCGAAGCCGGCGTACCGTTCGAGCAGCTCCTAAGCAGGCTCGATTCCGTCGCGCAGCAGTCCAACGTGTTCTTTGCAGTCAAGTCGTTGGACTTCCTGTACAAGGGCGGCCGCATCAACGGCCACATCTACCGCATCGGCTCCGTGCTGAACATAAAGCCGGTCCTCACCTGCGACGACGAGGGCTACTACACCATCGCCAAGAAGGCCCGCGGCTGGGACCGCGCGCTCGACACCATGGTCTCGCTCGTTGCGGACAGGGCGCGCCAGTACAAGCGGGCCCGTCTTGCCATCTGCTGCTCGTCCACCACGCGCGACCTGTACGATGCCCTCGAGCAGAAGCTGCGCGCAGCCGTCCCCAACGTGGAGAGCGTCCAGAGGCATGACCTCTCCGCGGACCTCCTGGTGCACACTGGGCCAGAGATGGCTGGCATGGGCGTGCAAAACGCCGAACTCGACTTCTAGCTGACACGTGCCGGCGCCCCCACACGCCGGCACGCTCGTTTTTCTCGACAGACCTTTGGGAGGCTCCATGGGAAAGGACGTGCGCGCAGACATCTGCGAGGTCGGAAAGCTCCTGTACGACCGCGGTTACGTCGCGTCCAACGACGGAAACATCTCCGTGCGCGTTGGCGAGAACGAGGTCGTCGTCACGCCATCGGGCGTGAGCAAGGGGCGCATGGAGCCGGGCATGCTCGTGCGCTGCGACCTGGACGGCAACGTGCTTCCGGGCGACGCGTCCGGGCGCTTCCCCTCGTCCGAGGTCAAGATGCACCTTGCCGTGTACCGCGCCCGCCCGGACGTGCGTGCCGTCGTCCACGCGCACCCGGTCTTCGCCACGGCGTTCGCCATCTGCCGCCGCGAGCTCGCGGAGCCCTACCTGCCCGAACTCGTGCTCAACTTCGGCAAGATACCCGTGACCGACTTCGCGATGCTCTCCACCGACGAGGTGCCGCAAAGCCTCATGCCGTTCGTCCACGATTACAACGGCGTGCTCCTTGCAAACCACGGCGCGGTCGCCTGGGGCGGCGACGTCTGGGCGGCGTTCGACCTCATGGAGACGATCGAGCACAGCGCGAAGATCTACAAGGCCGTGCACGACCTGGGCGGCGGCGTGCCGCTTGCGCCGGAGGACGTCGCGCACCTGGAGCGGCTGCGCGCATTCTATCGCCAGCGCGCGGCGCATCGCGACGACGCGACCGCAAGCGACAGCGGCACAACGGGCGCCAACGCATAGGATTTCGAACCAAACAATAGGGACAAAACGATAAGGACCAGACGAGAAGGGCGTGACAACCATGGCAGAGGAAGGGCCAGAGCCGGCGACGCCGGAGGCGGCTGCGACGCAGACCGCCACGAGCGGCGTCACCAACGTGGACGCGGTGGAGCTGAGGGCGGACGGGGGCGCGGTCGTGATAATCGACCAGACGCTTCTGCCCAACAGGCTCGAGTACCTCGAGCTCGCGGACGCGAAGGACATGTACGACGCCATCTTCCAGCTCAAGGTGCGCGGCGCGCCGGCAATTGGCGTGTGCGCCGGCTACTGCTACTACGTGCTCGCCCGCCAGGAGGCCGCCCGCGCCGCCGGCTACGAGGAGTTCGCCTCCGCCATGGAGCGCCAGCGCGCCTACCTCAACTCCTCGCGCCCCACGGCGGTGAACCTCTCGTGGGCGCTCAGCCGCATGCACGGCGTGACGCTCGCGCACCAGGGAGAGGACCCGGCCGGCATCGTCGGCCTTCTCCGCGACGAGGCCGTCGCCATCCACCGCGAGGACCTCGCGATGTCGGAGGAGATCAGCCGACTGGGCGCAAGCCTGCTTAAGGACGGGGACGGCGTGCTCACGCACTGCAACGCCGGCCCGCTCGCGTGCCTGGGCTATGGCACGGGCCAGGGGCCGCTGTACTACGCGCACGACCACGGCAAGCGCGTGCGCGTGTTTGCGGACGAGACGCGACCGCTGCTGCAGGGCGCGCGCCTCACGAGCTACGAGCTTAGCCGCGCCGGGATCGACGTCACGCTCATCTGCGACAACATGGCGTCCATCGTGATGAAGAACGGCTGGGTGCAGGCGTGCATGGTCGGCTGCGACCGCGTCGCCATGAACGGCGACGCCGCGAACAAGATCGGCACCTCGGGCGTCGCGATCCTGGCCGCGCACTACGGCATCCCGTTCTACGTGCTGGGACCCACGTCCACCATCGACCGCGACTGCCCCACCGGCGACGACATCAAGATCGAGCAGCGCGACCCGGACGAGATCAAGACCATGTTCTACGCACAGCCCAAGGCGCTGCCCGAGGTCAAGTGCTACAACCCCGCGTTCGACGTGACGGACCACAGCCTGATCACGGCCATCGTGACCGAGAAGGGCATCTGCCGTCCCCCGTACACCCAGAGCCTCGCGGCGCTCTTCGAGTAGCGACCGCCCGGCCAGCCCGCAACCGACATCCACAAGCGAGAGGAATCCCCCATGTTCGAGACCGCATCAGCCTGCATCCGCTGCAACAAGGAAGACGTCGCGAAGGTCGTCCTCATGCCCGGCGACCCGCTGCGCGCCAAGTTCATCGCCGAGCACTACCTCGAGGCGCCCGTCCTGTTCAACGACGTCCGCAACATGCTGGGCTACACGGGCACGTACAAGGGCAGGCGCGTGAGCGTCATGGGCTCCGGCATGGGCATCCCCAGCATGTGCCTGTACGCGCACGAGCTGTACACGCAGGTCGGCGTGGACGCCATCGTCCGCGTTGGCACCACGGGCGGCCTGCAGGACGACCTCCACGCCGGCGACATCGTGATCGCGCAGAGCGCGGCCACGAACTCCTCCATCGCGAGCCTGTACGACTCCCCCGTCAAGCTGGCCCCCACCGCGAGCTGGGACATGCTGCGCGACGCCGTCGCGGCGTGCGAGCGCCTGGGCTACGGCTACCAGGTGGGCCAGGTCGTGAGCTCCGACGTGTTCTACAACCCGCGCGAGGACGCGCCGGCACGCTACCGCGACCTCGGCCTGCTTTGCGTCGAGATGGAGACGGCGGGCCTCTACATCGAGGCCCAGACCAGCCACAAGAAGGCCGTGTCCATCCTGTCCGTGTCGGACACGTTCTTCACGGGCGAGTCGCTGAGCGCGGACGAGCGCGAGAAGAGCTTCACCAACATGATGGAGGCCTCGCTGGAGACCGCGCTCAACTACGCGTAGCGTCTCACCCCAAGGCACGGGGCCGACCGGCGCACCTACGACAGGTGCGCCACCATGTGGCTCACGATCTTCGCGCAGTGCTCGGCCGCCTGCGCCTCGAACACGGGGTACTCCACCTCGGCGGTCCCGTCCGCCTTGTCGCTTATGGCGCGCACGATCACGTACGGCACGTCGTTCAGCCACGCGGTCTGGGCGATGCTCGCACCCTCCATCTCGACGCAGCTCGCGCCAAACGTCGTGCGGATGCGGTCCTTCTCGCCCTGCGTGCGCACAAACTGGTCGCCGGACGCCACGCGTCCCTCCACGCACGCCACGTCCGGCGCCACGGCGCGCACGGCGTCCTCGGCGGCCTTGCGCAGGCGCTCGTCCGCGGGAAAGTACGTGATGCCCAGGCTCGGCACCTCGCCGGGCGCGTAGCCAAAGTTCGTCGCGTCCACGTCGTGGTGTACGGCGTCCGTGGACACCAGCACGTCGCCTATGTTCAGGCGCGCGTCCAGCGATCCCGCGACGCCGGTGTTGATGATGGCTTCCGCGCCAAAGCGCTCGATGAGCACCTGGGCGCATACCGCGGCGTCCACCTTGCCCACGCCGCACTTCACCACGGTCACCGGCGTGCCGCCGATCGTGCCGTCGTCAAACGCCATGCCGGCCACCTTCACGCGCGT
This sequence is a window from Parafannyhessea umbonata. Protein-coding genes within it:
- the nhaA gene encoding Na+/H+ antiporter NhaA, with product MVQSKASRPGQKTSDAKGRRGRVVRKSVIIREPAVVRRRDQKNALEKVTSNGTIAAAVMVGAALLAVIVANSGAYEAVHHFLGTPLELRIGPVVAGISFEGFVNDFLMALFFLLVGIELKYEMTVGQLRRPRQAMLPMLAAVGGVAFPAIIYLAFNHAGAPHGWAIPIATDIAFALGVMSLLGDRVAPETKVFFQTLAIADDILAIVVLALFYGQTPDIAWIAASLIAVMLLATLSRARVYSVKPYMVVGLLLWVCMYNSGIHATLAGVILAFFLPAKSDIRLSNLGDWLQEKAAMLDDDYDDGTHVLGQHDFTASANRVEKIIHHVTPPLQRVERNLSTTVNFLILPLFAFTNAQVRLVGVDLGSIVLDPVTQGAYLGAVLGKPLGIILVTLLLVKIGFAKLPHNVTWDQIIAVGIMGGMGFTMSILIAGLAFPQAHEILAAKCAILAGSITSGVLGIVFVRVHDAVVNGTLLGSDDEDDAESEMEDQVEDIN
- a CDS encoding DegV family protein codes for the protein MNDQRIAVITDSGTDTPAEFCREHDVRVMPLHINYADGTSFQSGVDITADEVTRRLATEIPKTSLPSPHQIQTTLEQARADGYQKAVVVTIASALSATNQTAHMVAGQMEDFPTIVVDTRSIGMVAGMVVERTVQMVEAGVPFEQLLSRLDSVAQQSNVFFAVKSLDFLYKGGRINGHIYRIGSVLNIKPVLTCDDEGYYTIAKKARGWDRALDTMVSLVADRARQYKRARLAICCSSTTRDLYDALEQKLRAAVPNVESVQRHDLSADLLVHTGPEMAGMGVQNAELDF
- a CDS encoding class II aldolase/adducin family protein, whose amino-acid sequence is MGKDVRADICEVGKLLYDRGYVASNDGNISVRVGENEVVVTPSGVSKGRMEPGMLVRCDLDGNVLPGDASGRFPSSEVKMHLAVYRARPDVRAVVHAHPVFATAFAICRRELAEPYLPELVLNFGKIPVTDFAMLSTDEVPQSLMPFVHDYNGVLLANHGAVAWGGDVWAAFDLMETIEHSAKIYKAVHDLGGGVPLAPEDVAHLERLRAFYRQRAAHRDDATASDSGTTGANA
- the mtnA gene encoding S-methyl-5-thioribose-1-phosphate isomerase, which codes for MAEEGPEPATPEAAATQTATSGVTNVDAVELRADGGAVVIIDQTLLPNRLEYLELADAKDMYDAIFQLKVRGAPAIGVCAGYCYYVLARQEAARAAGYEEFASAMERQRAYLNSSRPTAVNLSWALSRMHGVTLAHQGEDPAGIVGLLRDEAVAIHREDLAMSEEISRLGASLLKDGDGVLTHCNAGPLACLGYGTGQGPLYYAHDHGKRVRVFADETRPLLQGARLTSYELSRAGIDVTLICDNMASIVMKNGWVQACMVGCDRVAMNGDAANKIGTSGVAILAAHYGIPFYVLGPTSTIDRDCPTGDDIKIEQRDPDEIKTMFYAQPKALPEVKCYNPAFDVTDHSLITAIVTEKGICRPPYTQSLAALFE
- the deoD gene encoding purine-nucleoside phosphorylase: MFETASACIRCNKEDVAKVVLMPGDPLRAKFIAEHYLEAPVLFNDVRNMLGYTGTYKGRRVSVMGSGMGIPSMCLYAHELYTQVGVDAIVRVGTTGGLQDDLHAGDIVIAQSAATNSSIASLYDSPVKLAPTASWDMLRDAVAACERLGYGYQVGQVVSSDVFYNPREDAPARYRDLGLLCVEMETAGLYIEAQTSHKKAVSILSVSDTFFTGESLSADEREKSFTNMMEASLETALNYA
- a CDS encoding 5'-methylthioadenosine/adenosylhomocysteine nucleosidase, with translation MKLGIIGAMDVEVEHLRGKVVDPTRVKVAGMAFDDGTIGGTPVTVVKCGVGKVDAAVCAQVLIERFGAEAIINTGVAGSLDARLNIGDVLVSTDAVHHDVDATNFGYAPGEVPSLGITYFPADERLRKAAEDAVRAVAPDVACVEGRVASGDQFVRTQGEKDRIRTTFGASCVEMEGASIAQTAWLNDVPYVIVRAISDKADGTAEVEYPVFEAQAAEHCAKIVSHMVAHLS